From the genome of Triticum aestivum cultivar Chinese Spring chromosome 3B, IWGSC CS RefSeq v2.1, whole genome shotgun sequence, one region includes:
- the LOC123070862 gene encoding UDP-arabinopyranose mutase 1, giving the protein MAPLLKDELDIVIPTIRNLDFLEMWRPFFQPYHLIIVQDGDPTRTVMVPEGFDYELYNRNDINRILGPKASCISFKDSACRCFGYMVSKKKYVYTIDDDCFVAKDPTGKDIDALAKHIQNLLCPSTPLFFNTLYDPYQEGADFVRGYPFSLREGVPTAVSHGLWLNIPDYDAPTQLVKPRERNGRYVDAVMTIPKGSLFPMCGMNLAFDRELIGPAMYFGLMGDGQPIGRYDDMWAGWCVKVICDHLGLGVKTGLPYIWHSKASNPFVNLKKEYKGIFWQEDIIPFFQAAKLTKECDTVQKCYISLSQQVKEKLGKIDPYFVKLADAMVTWIEAWDMLNSKDSKEADVANGKLKGK; this is encoded by the exons ATGGCGCCGCTGCTCAAGGACGAGCTGGACATCGTCATCCCGACGATCCGGAACCTGGACTTCCTCGAGATGTGGCGGCCCTTCTTCCAGCCGTACCACCTCATCATCGTGCAGGACGGCGACCCCACGAGGACCGTCATGGTGCCCGAGGGCTTCGACTACGAGCTCTACAACCGCAACGACATCAACCGCATCCTCGGCCCCAAGGCCTCCTGCATCTCCTTCAAGGACTCCGCCTGCCGCTGCTTCGGCTACATGGTCTCCAAGAAGAAGTACGTCTACACCATCGACGACGATTGCTTC GTGGCCAAGGACCCCACGGGGAAGGACATCGACGCGCTGGCCAAGCACATCCAGAACCTGCTCTGCCCGTCCACGCCGCTCTTCTTCAACACCTTGTACGACCCCTACCAGGAGGGCGCCGACTTCGTGCGCGGCTACCCGTTCAGCCTCCGGGAGGGCGTGCCCACCGCCGTGTCGCATGGCCTCTGGCTCAACATCCCCGACTATGACGCGCCCACGCAGCTGGTCAAGCCGCGGGAGCGCAACGGCAGGTACGTCGACGCCGTCATGACCATCCCCAAGGGCTCCCTCTTCCCCATGTGCGGCATGAACCTCGCCTTCGACCGCGAGCTCATCGGCCCGGCCATGTACTTCGGCCTCATGGGCGACGGCCAGCCCATCGGACGCTACGACGACATGTGGGCCGGCTGGTGCGTCAAG GTGATCTGCGACCACCTTGGGCTGGGAGTCAAGACGGGGCTGCCCTACATCTGGCACAGCAAGGCCAGCAACCCGTTCGTGAACCTGAAGAAGGAGTACAAGGGCATCTTCTGGCAGGAGGACATCATCCCCTTCTTTCAGGCCGCGAAGCTGACCAAGGAATGCGACACCGTGCAGAAGTGCTACATCTCGCTCTCGCAGCAGGTCAAGGAGAAGCTCGGCAAGATCGACCCCTACTTCGTCAAGCTCGCCGACGCCATGGTCACCTGGATCGAGGCCTGGGACATGCTCAACTCCAAGGACTCCAAGGAGGCCGACGTCGCCAACGGCAAACTCAAGGGGAAGTAG